The following DNA comes from Pseudomonas triticicola.
TCGACGAAGTGACCGCGCTGGTCGAATGGCCGGTGCCGCTGGTGTGCTCGTTCGAGGAACGCTTCCTCGACGTGCCGCAGGAAGCGCTGATCACCACCATGCAGGACAACCAGAAGTACTTCTGCCTGCTGGATGCCGACGGCAAGTTGCTGCCACGTTTCATTACCGTGGCCAACATCGAAAGCAAAGACCCGCAGCAGATCATCGCCGGTAACGAGAAAGTGGTGCGCCCACGCCTGACCGACGCCGAGTTCTTCTTCAAGCAGGACAAGAAGCAGAAACTCGAAGACTTCAACCTGCGCCTGCAGAACGTGGTATTCCAGGAAAAACTCGGCAGCGTCTACGACAAGGCCGAGCGCGTATCGAAACTGGCCGCGTACATCGCCGCACGCATCGGCGGCAACGCCTCGTGGGCTGCCCGTGCGGGCCTGCTGTCGAAGTGCGACCTGGCCACCGAAATGGTTGGCGAGTTCCCGGAGATGCAAGGCGTCGCCGGTTACTACTACGCCCTCAATGACGGCGAGCCGCAGGACGTCGCGCTGGCCTTGAACGAGCAGTACATGCCACGCGGTGCCGGTGCTGAATTGCCGGCGACCCTGACCGGTGCAGCCGTGGCGATCGCCGACAAGCTCGACACTCTGGTCGGCATCTTCGGTATCGGCATGCTGCCAACCGGCAGCAAAGACCCGTATGCCTTGCGCCGTGCGGCGCTGGGTGTGCTGCGTATCCTGATCGAGAAACAACTGGATCTGGACCTGAACGACGCCGTGGCTTTCGCGGTGAATGCATTCGGCGGCAAGGTCAAGGCTGCCGGCCTCAACGAAGCCGTGCTGGAATTCATCTTCGACCGTCTGCGTGCGCGTTATGAAGACGAAGGCGTCGACGTCGCCACTTACCTGTCGGTACGGGCGCTGAAGCCGGGTTCGGCGCTGGACTTCGACCAGCGTGTGCAGGCTGTGCAGGCCTTCCGCAAACTGCCGGAAGCGGCAGCACTGGCGGCGGTGAACAAGCGTGTGTCGAACCTGTTGAGCAAAGTCGAAGGCTCGGTACCGACCGTGGTCGAGGCCAAGTATTTCGACAACGCCAACGAGTTCTCGCTGTATTCGGCAATCCAGCAAGCGGATCAAGCGGTGCAGCCAATGGCCGCGGCGCGTCAGTACAACGAATCGCTGGCACGCCTGGCGGCACTGCGCGAGCCGGTCGACGCGTTCTTCGACGCGGTGATGGTCAATGCCGACGATGCCAATGTGCGGGCCAACCGTTATGCGCTGCTGGCGCGTCTGCGTGGCTTGTTCCTCGGTGT
Coding sequences within:
- the glyS gene encoding glycine--tRNA ligase subunit beta, with the protein product MSAQDFLVELGTEELPPKALNTLADAFLAGIDKGLQAAGLNYESKTVYAAPRRLAVLITALATQQPDRSINLDGPPRQAAFDADGNPTQAALGFAKKCGVELSEIDQSGPKLRYSQNIAGKPTASLLPTIVEDSLNDLPIPKRMRWGARKEEFVRPTQWLVMLLGDQVIDCTILAQKAGRESRGHRFHHPQAVRIGSPSSYLADLRAAYVLADANERREIISKRTEELATRQEGTAIVPPALLDEVTALVEWPVPLVCSFEERFLDVPQEALITTMQDNQKYFCLLDADGKLLPRFITVANIESKDPQQIIAGNEKVVRPRLTDAEFFFKQDKKQKLEDFNLRLQNVVFQEKLGSVYDKAERVSKLAAYIAARIGGNASWAARAGLLSKCDLATEMVGEFPEMQGVAGYYYALNDGEPQDVALALNEQYMPRGAGAELPATLTGAAVAIADKLDTLVGIFGIGMLPTGSKDPYALRRAALGVLRILIEKQLDLDLNDAVAFAVNAFGGKVKAAGLNEAVLEFIFDRLRARYEDEGVDVATYLSVRALKPGSALDFDQRVQAVQAFRKLPEAAALAAVNKRVSNLLSKVEGSVPTVVEAKYFDNANEFSLYSAIQQADQAVQPMAAARQYNESLARLAALREPVDAFFDAVMVNADDANVRANRYALLARLRGLFLGVADISLLG